In a single window of the Arthrobacter globiformis genome:
- a CDS encoding ATP/GTP-binding protein: MFGSRTKHQPTQAPATKLAAAVARRPGLRGWRGRGQGEAVYVTAADEWRGTSVQVCGLWPFVGGSGTPILGVPIGVHTDTGAPFGADPISWFMHGMINNPSMFVLGLPHYGKSTLVRHIVLGLAGRGINPLILGDLKPDYVDLIEALGGQVISLGPGRGHLNVLDPGEATGAALRLLASAEEHRATANRTTDPAAAAPFFAAVMKAEKLAEQLMADSHNRRLNMITALITIVRNAKPSAHEESLIDRALHILDERLDRVPLIGDLIEVIKDAPAELRAIALDRGDMSRYLDATDQLRHSLYSLDGSGRFSDMFSKPTDQPMDLTKPVVFDLSGISDTQRDIQAACLLACWSTGFATVQVAHTLADAGLEPRRNYFVVMDELWRALRSGEGMVDRVDSLTRLNRTEGVGQAMITHTMSDLEALPTESERMKARGFVERSGMVVCGALPGAEMEKLNKAVTLSRAEQSRLISWADPGSWTDVGGSRKRVRPGLGKFLFKVGGRPGIPVALKLTSVEEALHDTNKRWTINRNGEGEN, translated from the coding sequence ATGTTCGGCAGCCGTACCAAGCACCAGCCCACGCAGGCTCCTGCCACGAAGCTCGCGGCCGCGGTCGCCCGCCGCCCGGGCCTGCGGGGCTGGCGCGGCCGCGGACAGGGCGAAGCCGTCTACGTCACGGCAGCCGACGAATGGCGCGGAACCTCCGTCCAGGTCTGCGGTCTCTGGCCGTTCGTGGGCGGGTCCGGCACCCCGATCCTCGGGGTGCCGATCGGCGTTCACACCGACACCGGAGCGCCCTTCGGAGCCGATCCCATCAGCTGGTTCATGCACGGGATGATCAACAACCCGTCCATGTTCGTCCTCGGCCTGCCGCACTACGGCAAATCCACGCTGGTCCGGCACATCGTCCTGGGCCTGGCCGGCCGGGGCATCAACCCATTGATCCTCGGTGACCTGAAACCGGACTACGTTGACCTCATCGAAGCCCTCGGCGGCCAGGTCATCAGCCTAGGCCCCGGGCGCGGCCACTTGAACGTCCTGGACCCCGGTGAAGCCACCGGCGCAGCCCTGAGGCTGCTCGCCTCCGCCGAAGAACACCGGGCCACGGCGAACCGGACCACCGACCCGGCCGCGGCCGCGCCGTTCTTTGCTGCTGTGATGAAAGCGGAGAAGCTGGCCGAACAGCTGATGGCCGACTCCCACAACAGGCGCCTGAACATGATCACGGCGCTGATCACCATCGTGCGCAACGCCAAGCCCAGCGCACACGAGGAATCCCTGATTGACCGGGCGCTGCACATCCTGGACGAGCGCCTGGACCGCGTTCCCCTGATCGGGGATCTGATCGAGGTCATCAAAGACGCGCCCGCCGAGCTCCGGGCCATCGCCCTGGACCGTGGCGACATGAGCCGCTACCTCGACGCCACCGACCAGCTGCGCCATTCGCTGTACTCCCTCGACGGCTCGGGCCGGTTCTCGGACATGTTCTCCAAACCCACCGACCAGCCGATGGACCTGACCAAACCGGTCGTCTTCGACCTGTCAGGGATCTCCGACACGCAGCGGGACATCCAGGCCGCCTGCCTGCTGGCCTGCTGGTCAACCGGGTTCGCCACCGTCCAAGTGGCCCACACCCTGGCCGACGCCGGCCTGGAACCGCGCCGTAACTACTTCGTCGTCATGGACGAACTCTGGCGGGCCCTGCGCTCCGGTGAAGGCATGGTGGACCGGGTTGACTCGCTAACCCGCCTGAACCGCACCGAAGGCGTCGGGCAGGCCATGATCACCCACACCATGAGTGACCTCGAAGCCCTGCCCACCGAATCCGAACGGATGAAAGCACGCGGCTTCGTCGAACGCTCCGGCATGGTCGTCTGCGGCGCACTGCCCGGCGCCGAAATGGAAAAACTCAACAAAGCCGTCACCCTCTCCCGGGCCGAGCAATCCCGCCTCATCTCATGGGCTGACCCCGGGTCATGGACCGACGTCGGCGGATCCCGCAAACGGGTACGCCCAGGCCTGGGCAAGTTCCTCTTCAAAGTCGGCGGCCGCCCCGGGATCCCCGTCGCGCTCAAGCTAACCAGTGTGGAGGAAGCACTGCACGACACCAACAAGCGCTGGACGATCAACCGGAACGGCGAAGGGGAGAACTGA
- a CDS encoding DUF2269 domain-containing protein gives MKLMAPGPRKLALTIHVASSVGWLGAVASFLLLAATGLTSTNPQQVRAAYLAMDLIGWSIIFPLSLASLISGIIQALGTVWGLFRHYWVLIKLIITTLATALLLLHLQPVSHMAGIASVSDLSATDMTGMRAQLIADAAAAVLALLVTTVLSLYKPRGITKYGRTRAGGQQPVPHS, from the coding sequence GTGAAGCTCATGGCACCGGGACCGCGCAAACTTGCCCTGACCATCCACGTTGCCAGCTCGGTCGGCTGGCTGGGCGCGGTCGCATCCTTTCTGCTCCTCGCAGCCACCGGGCTGACCAGCACGAACCCGCAGCAGGTGCGCGCCGCCTACCTGGCCATGGACCTGATCGGCTGGTCCATCATCTTCCCGCTGAGCCTGGCATCCCTGATCTCCGGCATCATCCAGGCCCTGGGCACCGTCTGGGGACTCTTCCGCCACTACTGGGTCCTGATCAAACTCATCATCACCACCCTGGCCACGGCACTGCTGCTCCTCCACCTCCAGCCCGTCAGCCACATGGCCGGCATCGCCTCGGTCTCCGACCTCTCCGCCACCGACATGACCGGAATGCGCGCCCAGCTCATCGCAGACGCCGCAGCCGCTGTCCTCGCGCTGCTCGTGACGACCGTGCTCTCGCTGTACAAACCCCGCGGCATTACCAAATACGGACGTACTCGTGCAGGAGGGCAGCAGCCCGTTCCGCACTCCTAA
- a CDS encoding CHAP domain-containing protein: MQSPRSGPVLVAGAVLAPVGLVLSIILFGGGSQAAADVCSPTGSSVSVDAAQLPKVAVAGYEGEQLKNAALIINAGKALGLSARGQTIGVMTAMGESGLRVLDHGDGPGPDSRGLFQQRDNRAWGTYQDRMNPTTSATNFFTALQKVSGWEQLEPTTAAHRVQRNADPFHYQPYWPAAVEVVAALGDVKITDAGGESSCGIPGQSGKGDDLPWSTAQIYEPSPLGMFNRECVDFALWRINQQLGSTTAPYKILNGTFRPDGALLGSALTWKDGWDAKGWPTGETPRVGAVVWYSPGTGGADGTYGHVAVVKAVNGDGSFLEEGYNGNPAPNDHTYYTRTVENSTPSAFLYLPGSNSPEEP, from the coding sequence ATGCAATCACCAAGGAGCGGACCCGTGCTGGTCGCCGGTGCCGTCCTTGCGCCCGTCGGTTTGGTGCTGTCCATCATCCTGTTCGGCGGGGGCTCCCAGGCCGCGGCCGACGTCTGCTCACCAACCGGTTCCAGCGTCAGCGTTGACGCAGCCCAGCTGCCCAAGGTCGCTGTCGCCGGCTACGAGGGCGAGCAGCTGAAGAACGCCGCCCTGATCATCAATGCAGGCAAAGCCCTTGGCCTGTCTGCCCGGGGGCAAACAATCGGTGTCATGACAGCCATGGGCGAGTCCGGGCTCCGCGTCCTGGACCACGGAGACGGACCGGGACCTGACTCCCGAGGACTGTTCCAGCAGCGCGACAACCGTGCCTGGGGCACCTACCAGGACCGCATGAACCCAACGACATCAGCCACGAACTTCTTTACGGCCCTTCAGAAGGTCAGCGGGTGGGAACAGCTTGAACCCACCACGGCCGCGCACAGGGTCCAGCGCAACGCCGACCCGTTCCACTACCAGCCCTATTGGCCGGCCGCCGTCGAGGTCGTCGCCGCCCTGGGCGATGTGAAGATCACCGACGCCGGCGGCGAAAGCTCCTGCGGCATCCCCGGCCAATCCGGGAAAGGCGATGACCTGCCGTGGAGCACGGCCCAGATCTACGAGCCATCTCCCCTGGGCATGTTCAACCGCGAATGCGTCGACTTCGCCCTTTGGCGCATCAACCAGCAGCTGGGCAGCACCACCGCCCCCTACAAGATCCTCAACGGCACCTTCCGGCCCGATGGCGCCCTCCTCGGCTCCGCCCTGACCTGGAAGGACGGTTGGGACGCCAAGGGCTGGCCCACCGGTGAAACGCCACGTGTCGGCGCGGTCGTCTGGTACTCCCCCGGCACCGGAGGAGCAGACGGCACTTACGGCCACGTCGCCGTCGTCAAAGCCGTCAACGGCGACGGCAGCTTCCTCGAAGAGGGCTACAACGGCAACCCCGCCCCAAACGACCACACCTACTACACCCGCACCGTAGAGAACAGCACTCCCAGCGCCTTTCTCTACCTGCCCGGCAGCAACTCACCGGAGGAACCATGA
- a CDS encoding TetR/AcrR family transcriptional regulator: MPKLWNETIETHRSAVRVAVLDAAAALVEEHGLASVTMSRIAQAAGIGRATLYKYFSDVDAILDAWHERQVHEHLQQLAQARLSADGPVRQLAAVLEAYAVMAYSRRGGALGARLHQGPHVTHAQRHLNDFLTDLLRGGAEGGAFRDDVAPEELAAFCLHALEAASGLPSRDAVQRLVNVTMTGLQPVAAAGATENSEPENGS; encoded by the coding sequence ATGCCGAAGCTGTGGAACGAGACGATCGAGACGCACCGCAGTGCGGTGCGGGTGGCGGTTCTGGACGCAGCTGCTGCGCTGGTGGAGGAGCATGGGCTGGCCTCGGTGACGATGTCGCGGATTGCGCAGGCGGCCGGCATCGGGCGGGCCACGCTGTATAAGTACTTTTCTGATGTCGATGCCATCCTCGATGCGTGGCACGAGCGCCAGGTCCATGAGCACCTGCAGCAGCTGGCGCAGGCGCGGCTCAGCGCGGACGGGCCCGTGCGTCAGCTGGCAGCGGTTCTGGAGGCGTATGCAGTGATGGCCTACTCCCGCAGGGGTGGCGCCTTGGGTGCCCGGCTGCATCAAGGTCCGCACGTCACTCACGCCCAGCGGCACCTCAATGATTTCCTCACGGATCTTCTCCGCGGTGGCGCTGAGGGCGGGGCCTTCCGGGACGATGTTGCTCCTGAGGAACTCGCCGCTTTTTGCCTGCACGCACTGGAAGCGGCTTCGGGGCTGCCGTCCCGCGACGCCGTGCAGCGGCTGGTGAACGTCACCATGACCGGTCTGCAGCCCGTCGCCGCAGCCGGAGCAACGGAAAATTCAGAGCCTGAAAACGGCTCCTGA
- a CDS encoding NADPH-dependent FMN reductase, which yields MSAIQRLTFGSGCSCSLDPLSQSRFLAFNAARRLEDKGACVELVDLQEMMLPAFDNAPAHDHAGVVRLKDAIVSADAVVIAAPVYNWSLGSATKNMVEIPVRLVRTAGRLPGSINLLPSYVGGLPHSYTAYTGLASSMTLDFRCIINPYMVYATDRDATDGVFSEAVARRMQKTVASD from the coding sequence ATCTCGGCGATTCAGCGCCTCACTTTCGGTTCTGGTTGTTCCTGCAGTCTTGATCCCTTGAGTCAGAGCCGTTTTCTGGCATTCAATGCGGCCCGGCGTCTGGAAGATAAGGGAGCATGTGTTGAGCTGGTCGATCTTCAGGAGATGATGCTTCCTGCTTTTGACAATGCGCCAGCCCATGATCACGCCGGAGTTGTCAGGCTGAAGGATGCAATCGTGTCGGCGGATGCGGTAGTGATAGCTGCCCCGGTCTACAACTGGTCCCTTGGGAGCGCGACAAAGAACATGGTCGAGATACCGGTGCGACTGGTGAGAACGGCCGGAAGGCTGCCTGGTTCGATAAATTTGTTACCTTCCTATGTGGGGGGCCTGCCACACAGCTATACCGCTTACACCGGACTGGCATCGTCGATGACACTTGACTTCAGATGCATCATCAATCCGTACATGGTGTACGCCACTGACCGTGATGCAACGGACGGTGTATTCTCCGAAGCAGTCGCCAGACGAATGCAGAAAACTGTTGCTTCAGACTGA
- a CDS encoding DUF6668 family protein, with the protein MTLSAETIDEPVPVIPEEPPFIPTGATRPQLSVPQPDQADRLPRRNAAGREPGFWWLGVHGGAGETSLARLDKNTRAAEHHWPLSATGSVVVLVARSNIPGLRAARLAATEWASRSLPGIQVAGLVVMADAPGRLPKEIRDFSYVVGGGVPHVWHFPWVDRWRYGHDVAPEELPKEARTALEQVRIAVTATAALPAK; encoded by the coding sequence GTGACCCTCAGCGCAGAAACTATCGACGAACCTGTTCCAGTCATCCCGGAAGAGCCGCCGTTCATCCCTACGGGGGCGACGAGGCCGCAGCTGAGTGTTCCGCAGCCGGACCAAGCGGACCGGCTTCCCCGGAGGAACGCAGCGGGGAGGGAACCGGGTTTCTGGTGGCTTGGCGTGCACGGCGGCGCGGGCGAAACGTCGCTTGCACGTCTGGACAAGAACACCAGGGCAGCGGAGCATCACTGGCCTTTGTCGGCAACTGGATCCGTCGTCGTCCTCGTGGCCCGTTCCAATATCCCCGGCCTGCGTGCGGCACGGTTGGCGGCAACTGAATGGGCTTCACGGTCACTTCCCGGGATCCAGGTCGCCGGCCTGGTGGTCATGGCCGACGCTCCTGGCCGGCTCCCCAAAGAGATCCGCGACTTCTCGTATGTCGTCGGTGGGGGAGTGCCCCACGTGTGGCATTTTCCCTGGGTGGATAGATGGCGCTACGGCCACGACGTTGCCCCCGAAGAACTTCCCAAAGAAGCCCGCACCGCCCTTGAACAGGTGCGCATCGCAGTAACTGCCACCGCCGCCCTCCCGGCCAAGTAG
- a CDS encoding helix-turn-helix domain-containing protein, with amino-acid sequence MRWDGLSVDPKYLEALFAKYPERLTPQDLEEIFGLSRNTVYRWLQTGVIPAYQVEKTWLIARDQVKDWVWENRNTLRKGQTPEVNEDQP; translated from the coding sequence ATGCGGTGGGACGGACTGAGCGTGGACCCCAAGTACCTGGAGGCACTCTTCGCCAAGTACCCGGAGCGTCTTACGCCTCAGGACCTCGAAGAGATCTTCGGGCTGTCCCGAAACACCGTCTACCGCTGGCTCCAAACCGGAGTGATTCCTGCTTACCAAGTCGAGAAGACATGGTTGATCGCCAGAGATCAAGTCAAAGACTGGGTCTGGGAGAACCGGAACACACTCAGGAAGGGCCAGACACCGGAAGTGAACGAGGACCAGCCCTAG
- a CDS encoding SCO6880 family protein, giving the protein MAAIENTYREPTYGNWRRPRKAGIGTLGGLATAGLFVGLIITVICFFVGGWFAGLVALLVLGLGLAVVSVTDKHNKSVGERVFARLAFRLARRKKANIYRSGPLGLTPWGEFQLPGISAGSRLYEFTDSYGRPFALIHLPSTAHYTVVFGTQPDGASLVDPEQIDAWVANWGGWLASLSNEPAVVATSVTVETAPDSGARLRREVESNIHDDAPDIAKAMLREALETYPQGSATIRAWVALTFSAAARAGGKRRTADEIARDLASRLPSLTERLESTGAGACAPLNAQELCEVVRVAYDPAAARLIDEAHYQGTPVELSWSDVGPSAHQADWDGYRHDSGHSVSWSMTGAPRGHILASALARLVAPHGEIARKRVTLLYRPIEAGRAAAIVETDQTNALTRASSTNRPTARALVDARAAQATAAEEAKGAGLVNFGMVVTATVLSSRDLDDAVAVVEGNLGPSARLLLRRAYGSQDSAFAASLPLGLVLPKHLKVPEEIREAM; this is encoded by the coding sequence TTGGCAGCTATCGAAAACACGTACAGGGAACCGACCTACGGCAACTGGCGGCGTCCGCGTAAGGCCGGCATCGGCACCCTTGGCGGGCTGGCAACGGCAGGATTGTTTGTGGGCCTGATCATCACAGTGATCTGCTTCTTTGTCGGTGGCTGGTTCGCCGGGCTGGTTGCCCTGCTCGTCCTGGGGTTGGGGCTGGCCGTCGTCTCGGTGACCGATAAGCACAACAAGTCTGTGGGGGAACGGGTTTTTGCTCGTTTGGCTTTTCGCTTGGCGCGGCGCAAGAAGGCCAACATCTACCGTTCCGGCCCGTTGGGACTGACGCCCTGGGGTGAGTTCCAGCTCCCGGGGATTTCTGCCGGTTCCAGGCTGTACGAGTTCACGGACTCGTATGGGCGCCCGTTCGCGTTGATCCACCTTCCCTCCACCGCCCACTACACCGTTGTCTTCGGCACCCAGCCCGACGGGGCGTCGCTGGTCGATCCCGAACAGATTGATGCTTGGGTGGCTAACTGGGGCGGTTGGCTGGCCTCGTTGTCGAATGAACCTGCCGTCGTGGCCACATCGGTCACGGTTGAAACCGCTCCCGATTCCGGGGCACGGCTGCGCCGGGAAGTTGAGTCGAACATCCATGACGACGCCCCGGACATTGCCAAGGCCATGCTCCGGGAGGCCTTGGAGACCTACCCGCAGGGATCGGCCACGATCCGTGCGTGGGTCGCGCTGACGTTCAGCGCCGCTGCCCGGGCAGGGGGCAAGCGACGCACCGCCGACGAGATCGCAAGGGATCTTGCGTCACGGCTTCCCAGCCTGACCGAGCGTCTGGAATCCACCGGTGCCGGTGCGTGCGCGCCGTTGAACGCCCAGGAACTGTGTGAGGTGGTTCGGGTGGCGTACGACCCTGCAGCGGCCCGGCTCATTGACGAAGCCCACTACCAAGGCACACCTGTTGAGCTGAGCTGGAGCGACGTCGGGCCGTCGGCCCATCAAGCCGACTGGGACGGTTACCGCCACGATTCCGGGCACTCGGTGTCCTGGTCAATGACAGGCGCTCCCCGGGGCCACATTCTGGCATCCGCGCTGGCCCGCCTGGTCGCTCCGCACGGGGAGATTGCCCGCAAGCGCGTCACCTTGCTGTACCGGCCGATCGAAGCCGGCCGCGCGGCCGCCATCGTGGAGACCGACCAGACCAACGCCCTCACCCGCGCCTCCTCCACTAACCGGCCCACCGCCCGCGCCCTGGTCGATGCGCGCGCGGCGCAGGCCACCGCAGCCGAGGAAGCCAAGGGCGCCGGGCTGGTCAACTTCGGCATGGTGGTCACCGCCACGGTGCTGTCCTCCCGTGACCTTGATGACGCCGTGGCCGTGGTCGAGGGCAACCTCGGCCCATCGGCCCGTCTGCTGTTGCGGCGTGCCTACGGCTCGCAGGATTCTGCCTTTGCCGCGTCCCTGCCGCTGGGACTGGTCCTGCCCAAGCACTTGAAGGTCCCCGAAGAGATCCGCGAGGCCATGTGA
- a CDS encoding MinD/ParA family ATP-binding protein, with amino-acid sequence MMETQALDFPKINAVLRTNGTGEVTINGTSHPIEAADEAAVLTDAIRLITETAAQLGRPVRVSTTDPDGQGLIIVSPDGVVSEAASIKPASRREDTLPVKAAPSPEPAKVTTTPAPAPAAPQAEETPAQPAGAAPAAFGAAVTDAAAKEPAPASTTAAEEQAGRRSLKDTSFLISTPALQPATRGWRGALSRLGFRMDPSPEELAEREDIRTVSQHWPGPRTVAVVNRKGGANKTPTVVMLSAILARYSGAATVAWDNNESQGTLGWRTENGGHNNSVLDLIDSSQALLSPSAQAAEIARFVHHQTADKFDVLRSDENDEGDHEVTAEEVDIAHQVLTRYYRLIVMDSGNTARAANWRRMIHHTNQLVVPVTAIEDRAEAARLTLQTLESRGGHDAELARNAVVIVSESTDAKRSMSGDALKRAKDEARRIADGFAPHVRAVVRIPYDPALVNGPIRYEALQPATQRAWLGAAAAVAKEF; translated from the coding sequence ATGATGGAAACCCAAGCACTCGACTTCCCCAAGATCAACGCCGTTCTACGCACCAACGGAACCGGCGAAGTCACCATCAACGGGACCTCCCACCCGATCGAGGCCGCCGACGAAGCCGCCGTCCTGACCGATGCGATACGCCTCATCACCGAAACCGCTGCTCAGCTCGGCCGACCCGTCCGCGTCAGCACCACCGACCCGGACGGGCAGGGCCTCATCATCGTCTCCCCCGACGGTGTCGTCAGCGAAGCAGCGTCGATCAAGCCCGCCTCCCGACGGGAGGACACTTTGCCCGTTAAGGCCGCCCCTTCACCCGAACCGGCCAAGGTCACGACCACGCCCGCTCCGGCTCCCGCCGCCCCTCAAGCCGAGGAAACGCCCGCACAACCAGCCGGCGCTGCACCGGCGGCCTTCGGTGCAGCTGTCACGGACGCGGCCGCCAAGGAGCCCGCACCGGCCTCCACAACAGCCGCTGAGGAGCAAGCCGGCCGGCGAAGCCTCAAAGACACCTCCTTCCTCATCAGCACGCCCGCGCTCCAACCCGCCACGCGCGGCTGGCGCGGCGCTCTCAGCCGCCTCGGCTTCCGCATGGACCCCTCACCCGAAGAGCTGGCCGAACGCGAAGACATCCGCACCGTGAGCCAACACTGGCCCGGCCCCCGCACCGTCGCGGTCGTCAACCGCAAGGGCGGCGCGAACAAGACCCCCACCGTCGTCATGCTCAGCGCCATCCTGGCCCGCTACAGCGGCGCAGCGACCGTCGCCTGGGACAACAACGAATCACAGGGAACCCTCGGTTGGCGCACCGAAAATGGCGGCCACAACAACAGCGTCCTGGACCTCATCGACTCCTCCCAGGCGCTGCTCTCCCCCAGCGCCCAAGCAGCCGAGATCGCCCGGTTCGTCCACCACCAGACCGCCGACAAGTTCGACGTCCTGCGCTCAGACGAGAACGACGAAGGCGATCACGAAGTAACCGCAGAGGAAGTGGACATCGCCCACCAGGTACTCACCCGCTACTACCGGCTCATCGTCATGGACTCCGGAAACACCGCCCGCGCCGCCAACTGGCGCCGCATGATCCACCACACCAACCAGCTCGTCGTCCCCGTAACAGCCATCGAAGACCGCGCCGAAGCCGCGCGCCTGACCCTCCAAACCCTCGAATCCCGCGGCGGCCACGACGCCGAACTGGCCCGCAACGCCGTCGTCATCGTCTCCGAATCCACCGACGCCAAGCGCAGCATGAGCGGAGATGCCCTCAAACGCGCCAAGGACGAGGCCCGGCGGATCGCTGACGGCTTCGCCCCCCATGTACGAGCGGTCGTTCGAATCCCCTACGACCCCGCCCTCGTCAACGGACCCATCCGCTACGAAGCACTCCAACCGGCAACACAGCGCGCATGGCTCGGTGCAGCCGCAGCGGTGGCTAAGGAATTCTGA
- a CDS encoding type IV secretory system conjugative DNA transfer family protein, protein MGAPSSGKRSRMDGETILLWVFITVVVLGVGSVAGAVHLGSMLSKDGQKLPANPFELVFGLLSHKVTWPAAATWVLIGFGVLIIVVAVVVVRGVLRRRSKRSRVDAAAQHMAKGRDLRALSLRGATATAERLGVKGSPGVPVGKTVLGGHMVYGSWEDMHIDIWGPRTGKTTSRAIPAILAAPGAALVTSNKRDIVDGTRDVRAAAGPVWVFDPQSVALEEPTWWWNPLSYVTDEVRAARLADHFAAGSRGPDAKTDAYFDPAGQDLIAGLLLAAALDGRPITQVHTWLTRPADDEAVDILKAHGFLQTANAVGGVINAPEKQRGGVYGTALQMASCLTNRQVARWVTPQGENDARPQFDPAEFVRSKGTLYSLSKEGKGTAGPLVTALTVATVEAAEELAVHSPGGRLATPMVAVLDEAANVCRWRELPNLYSHYGSRGIVLMTILQSWSQGVEVWGRDGMRKLWSAANIKVYGGGVAEAEFLNELAQLVGEYRYSNMTRSRSKQGTSYSHDDDRKERTLDVSDLAAFPRGRAIMFASGAPAALLETVPWMKGAHAEAVRASIAAHDPANRPAPAAANRWVAAGASDG, encoded by the coding sequence ATGGGTGCACCAAGCAGCGGCAAGCGTTCCCGGATGGACGGCGAAACCATCCTGCTGTGGGTCTTCATCACTGTCGTGGTGCTCGGTGTCGGCTCGGTGGCCGGCGCTGTGCACCTCGGGTCAATGCTGTCTAAGGATGGCCAGAAGCTGCCGGCCAACCCGTTTGAACTGGTCTTCGGCCTGCTCTCGCACAAGGTCACCTGGCCTGCGGCCGCCACCTGGGTCCTGATCGGCTTCGGCGTCCTCATCATCGTCGTGGCCGTTGTGGTGGTCCGTGGGGTGCTGCGCCGGCGGTCCAAGCGCTCCCGCGTGGATGCCGCCGCCCAGCACATGGCCAAAGGCCGGGACCTTCGTGCCCTGAGCCTGCGCGGGGCCACGGCCACCGCCGAACGTCTGGGGGTGAAAGGCTCACCCGGTGTCCCGGTTGGCAAGACCGTCCTGGGCGGGCACATGGTCTACGGCTCCTGGGAAGACATGCACATCGACATCTGGGGACCCCGCACAGGCAAGACAACCTCCCGGGCCATCCCGGCCATCCTTGCCGCCCCCGGCGCTGCCTTGGTGACCTCGAACAAGCGCGACATCGTTGACGGCACCCGCGACGTCCGCGCCGCCGCCGGACCGGTGTGGGTCTTTGACCCTCAGTCCGTCGCGCTCGAGGAACCCACCTGGTGGTGGAACCCCCTGTCCTACGTCACTGACGAAGTGCGCGCGGCACGCCTGGCCGACCACTTCGCCGCAGGCTCCCGCGGCCCGGACGCCAAAACGGACGCCTACTTCGATCCGGCCGGCCAGGATCTTATTGCCGGCCTCCTGCTCGCCGCCGCCCTCGACGGCCGGCCGATCACGCAGGTTCACACCTGGCTGACCCGGCCCGCCGACGACGAAGCGGTAGACATCCTCAAGGCCCACGGCTTCCTGCAGACCGCGAACGCCGTCGGCGGCGTGATCAACGCACCCGAGAAGCAACGCGGCGGCGTGTACGGCACGGCACTGCAAATGGCGTCCTGCCTCACCAACCGCCAAGTGGCCCGGTGGGTGACGCCGCAGGGCGAAAACGACGCACGGCCCCAGTTCGACCCTGCAGAGTTCGTCCGGTCCAAAGGCACGCTGTACAGCCTCTCCAAGGAAGGCAAGGGCACCGCCGGCCCACTGGTCACGGCGCTGACCGTGGCCACGGTCGAGGCAGCCGAAGAACTCGCCGTCCACTCACCCGGCGGCCGGCTGGCCACACCCATGGTCGCTGTTCTGGACGAAGCAGCAAACGTCTGCCGCTGGCGCGAACTGCCGAACCTCTACAGCCACTACGGCTCCCGGGGCATCGTCCTGATGACCATCCTCCAGTCATGGTCCCAAGGCGTGGAGGTCTGGGGCCGTGACGGGATGCGCAAGCTCTGGTCCGCAGCCAACATTAAGGTCTACGGCGGCGGTGTGGCCGAAGCAGAATTCCTGAACGAGCTCGCGCAGCTCGTGGGCGAGTATCGCTACTCCAACATGACCAGAAGCCGCTCCAAACAGGGCACCTCCTACAGCCACGACGACGACCGCAAAGAACGCACCTTGGACGTCTCGGACCTGGCCGCGTTCCCACGCGGCCGCGCCATCATGTTCGCCTCCGGCGCCCCCGCCGCGCTGCTTGAAACCGTGCCATGGATGAAGGGCGCGCACGCCGAGGCAGTGCGGGCCTCCATCGCTGCGCACGACCCGGCCAACCGGCCGGCACCTGCGGCAGCCAATCGTTGGGTAGCCGCTGGAGCCTCGGATGGCTGA